One Dunckerocampus dactyliophorus isolate RoL2022-P2 chromosome 18, RoL_Ddac_1.1, whole genome shotgun sequence genomic region harbors:
- the ddx5 gene encoding probable ATP-dependent RNA helicase DDX5 isoform X2, whose amino-acid sequence MPGYADRDRGRDRDRDRGYGGGPPRFGGSRGGGGGGGGGGKFGNPGDRLRKKHWNLDELPKFEKNFYQEHPDVSRRSMQEVEQYRRAKTITVKGRSCPNPIVNFHEAGFPSYVMDVINKQNWSEPTPIQAQGWPLALSGNDMVGIAQTGSGKTLSYLLPAIVHINHQPFLERGDGPICLVLAPTRELAQQVQQVAAEYGRASRLKSTCIYGGAPKGPQIRDLERGVEICIATPGRLIDFLEAGKTNLRRCTYLVLDEADRMLDMGFEPQIRKIVDQIRPDRQTLMWSATWPKEVRQLAEDFLKDYVQINVGALQLSANHNILQIVDVCNDGEKENKLIRLLEEIMSEKENKTIIFVETKRRCDDLTRRMRRDGWPAMGIHGDKSQQERDWVLNEFKYGKAPILIATDVASRGLDVEDVKFVINFDYPNNSEDYIHRIGRTARSQKTGTAYTFFTPNNMRQASDLVSVLREANQAINPKLLQMAEVRGGKSNWSFKGRERW is encoded by the exons ATGCCAGGATACGCCGACAGAGACCGTGGCAGAGACAGGGACAGAGACCGAGG CTACGGTGGCGGCCCTCCTCGTTTTGGTGGGAGCCGAggcggtggtggtggaggtggcGGTGGAGGAAAGTTTGGCAACCCCGGTGATCGCCTGCGGAAGAAACACTGGAATCTGGACGAGCTTCCTAAATTCGAGAAAAACTTTTACCAGGAGCATCCTGATGTGTCGAGGAGGTCTATG CAAGAAGTTGAACAATACAGGAGGGCCAAAACAATCACAGTGAAGGGGAGAAGCTGTCCAAATCCCATTGTAAATTTCCACGAAGCAGGCTTTCCAT cctATGTTATGGATGTGATCAACAAGCAAAACTGGTCTGAACCAACCCCCATTCAGGCTCAGGGCTGGCCTTTAGCACTGAGTGGCAATGATATGGTTGGCATTGCACAGACTGGCTCTGGCAAAACTCTCTCG tacCTGTTGCCTGCAATTGTTCACATCAACCACCAGCCTTTCCTGGAGCGTGGTGATGGTCCTATT TGCTTGGTGCTGGCCCCAACACGTGAGCTGGCACAGCAGGTGCAACAGGTGGCTGCAGAGTATGGTAGAGCTTCTCGCCTCAAGTCCACCTGTATCTATGGAGGAGCACCCAAGGGGCCACAGATACGTGATCTTGAAAGAG GTGTGGAGATTTGCATTGCAACTCCAGGCAGGCTCATTGACTTCCTTGAAGCAGGAAAGACAAACCTGCGTCGCTGCACTTACCTTGTCTTGGATGAGGCTGACAGAATGCTGGACATGGGCTTTGAACCACAGATCAGGAAGATTGTTGACCAAATCAGA cctGACCGCCAGACACTGATGTGGAGCGCCACCTGGCCCAAAGAGGTGCGTCAGTTGGCTGAGGACTTCCTGAAGGACTACGTGCAGATCAACGTTGGAGCACTGCAACTGAGTGCCAATCACAACATCCTACAGATTGTTGATGTGTGCAACGATGGCGAGAAAGAGAACAA ACTAATTCGCCTGCTGGAAGAAATAATGAGTGAGAAGGAGAACAAAACCATCATTTTTGTGGAGACAAAGCGGCGATGTGATGACCTTACTAGGAGGATGAGGCGGGATGg ATGGCCTGCAATGGGAATCCACGGAGATAAGAGTCAGCAGGAGAGAGACTGGGTTCTTAATG AGTTCAAATACGGCAAGGCTCCGATTCTCATCGCTACAGATGTTGCCTCCAGAGGTCTAG ATGTTGAGGACGTGAAATTTGTCATCAACTTTGACTACCCCAACAACTCTGAGGACTATATCCACCGCATTGGCAGAACGGCCCGTAGCCAAAAGACAGGCACGGCCTACACCTTCTTCACCCCCAACAACATGAGGCAGGCCAGCGACCTCGTCTCTGTGCTCCGCGAGGCCAACCAGGCCATCAACCCAAAGCTCCTCCAAATGGCGGAAGTCAGAGGAGGTAAATCAAATTG GTCGTTCAAGGGGCGGGAGAGGTGGTGA
- the ddx5 gene encoding probable ATP-dependent RNA helicase DDX5 isoform X1: MPGYADRDRGRDRDRDRGYGGGPPRFGGSRGGGGGGGGGGKFGNPGDRLRKKHWNLDELPKFEKNFYQEHPDVSRRSMQEVEQYRRAKTITVKGRSCPNPIVNFHEAGFPSYVMDVINKQNWSEPTPIQAQGWPLALSGNDMVGIAQTGSGKTLSYLLPAIVHINHQPFLERGDGPICLVLAPTRELAQQVQQVAAEYGRASRLKSTCIYGGAPKGPQIRDLERGVEICIATPGRLIDFLEAGKTNLRRCTYLVLDEADRMLDMGFEPQIRKIVDQIRPDRQTLMWSATWPKEVRQLAEDFLKDYVQINVGALQLSANHNILQIVDVCNDGEKENKLIRLLEEIMSEKENKTIIFVETKRRCDDLTRRMRRDGWPAMGIHGDKSQQERDWVLNEFKYGKAPILIATDVASRGLDVEDVKFVINFDYPNNSEDYIHRIGRTARSQKTGTAYTFFTPNNMRQASDLVSVLREANQAINPKLLQMAEVRGGRSRGGRGGDYERRDRYSSGRRDFGSFRDRDSSRGFDNGPNKAFNTNPQNGGYGGSNSGGSSNGFGGGSYNSNGQSFNNQAAAYPPQNNFQPQQNGTSHPQFPFPPAQAPQQHPPPLVSYAMPPQFPQ, translated from the exons ATGCCAGGATACGCCGACAGAGACCGTGGCAGAGACAGGGACAGAGACCGAGG CTACGGTGGCGGCCCTCCTCGTTTTGGTGGGAGCCGAggcggtggtggtggaggtggcGGTGGAGGAAAGTTTGGCAACCCCGGTGATCGCCTGCGGAAGAAACACTGGAATCTGGACGAGCTTCCTAAATTCGAGAAAAACTTTTACCAGGAGCATCCTGATGTGTCGAGGAGGTCTATG CAAGAAGTTGAACAATACAGGAGGGCCAAAACAATCACAGTGAAGGGGAGAAGCTGTCCAAATCCCATTGTAAATTTCCACGAAGCAGGCTTTCCAT cctATGTTATGGATGTGATCAACAAGCAAAACTGGTCTGAACCAACCCCCATTCAGGCTCAGGGCTGGCCTTTAGCACTGAGTGGCAATGATATGGTTGGCATTGCACAGACTGGCTCTGGCAAAACTCTCTCG tacCTGTTGCCTGCAATTGTTCACATCAACCACCAGCCTTTCCTGGAGCGTGGTGATGGTCCTATT TGCTTGGTGCTGGCCCCAACACGTGAGCTGGCACAGCAGGTGCAACAGGTGGCTGCAGAGTATGGTAGAGCTTCTCGCCTCAAGTCCACCTGTATCTATGGAGGAGCACCCAAGGGGCCACAGATACGTGATCTTGAAAGAG GTGTGGAGATTTGCATTGCAACTCCAGGCAGGCTCATTGACTTCCTTGAAGCAGGAAAGACAAACCTGCGTCGCTGCACTTACCTTGTCTTGGATGAGGCTGACAGAATGCTGGACATGGGCTTTGAACCACAGATCAGGAAGATTGTTGACCAAATCAGA cctGACCGCCAGACACTGATGTGGAGCGCCACCTGGCCCAAAGAGGTGCGTCAGTTGGCTGAGGACTTCCTGAAGGACTACGTGCAGATCAACGTTGGAGCACTGCAACTGAGTGCCAATCACAACATCCTACAGATTGTTGATGTGTGCAACGATGGCGAGAAAGAGAACAA ACTAATTCGCCTGCTGGAAGAAATAATGAGTGAGAAGGAGAACAAAACCATCATTTTTGTGGAGACAAAGCGGCGATGTGATGACCTTACTAGGAGGATGAGGCGGGATGg ATGGCCTGCAATGGGAATCCACGGAGATAAGAGTCAGCAGGAGAGAGACTGGGTTCTTAATG AGTTCAAATACGGCAAGGCTCCGATTCTCATCGCTACAGATGTTGCCTCCAGAGGTCTAG ATGTTGAGGACGTGAAATTTGTCATCAACTTTGACTACCCCAACAACTCTGAGGACTATATCCACCGCATTGGCAGAACGGCCCGTAGCCAAAAGACAGGCACGGCCTACACCTTCTTCACCCCCAACAACATGAGGCAGGCCAGCGACCTCGTCTCTGTGCTCCGCGAGGCCAACCAGGCCATCAACCCAAAGCTCCTCCAAATGGCGGAAGTCAGAGGAG GTCGTTCAAGGGGCGGGAGAGGTGGTGATTATGAGCGCCGGGATAGGTATTCTTCAGGAAGGAGAGATTTTGGCAGTTTTAGGGACAGGGATAGCAGTCGGGGCTTTGACAACGGACCAAACAAAGCATTCAATACAAACCCACAGAATGGAGGCTACGGGGGGAGCAATAGTGGTGGCAGCAGCAATGGCTTTGGCGGGGGCAGCTATAATAGCAATGGACAGTCGTTTAATAACCAGGCAGCAGCCTACCCCCCTCAGAACAACTTCCAGCCCCAGCAGAATGGCACCAGTCACCCGCAATTCCCCTTTCCCCCAGCACAGGCTCCCCAGCAGCATCCTCCCCCCCTTGTGTCTTATGCTATGCCACCTCAGTTCCCCCAGTAA
- the LOC129171408 gene encoding envoplakin-like produces the protein MSKKQENSPVKISRTQATDLASLIARMQKNADRVEKNILQAEDLLTVDQQRDERNQPLMHQKENADNLAEAEGLLKDLFMDVDKAKRLQHPQASEIDRDVRNLHDRWVKDCSVYRDLYDQVQDLMPKQRIDWGSALDDKQRRLDTEGYGRSLSDVEKQIAAHNILHQEIEAYSSQLKPDTTSSQGQYAILKGKHDKLLESSRRRRKHLASLYEYMQSCGKELDYLSQQQDRILQRDWSDRMIDPPTVRMEYEKFKTNGLLSHEREVNQLLEEGDRLLDTKHPGSSAIQAHRDAVQNGWQSFLNLCLAQENHLDNVEDYKKFQLDAETLSESLDRLTYNLDPTFLAGKSNSEVLLDLQGDEPAVKRNEQRLAALRQLSRNIAPLKLRRSKLTKPTAVVALCDWQDEKGAVRRGDELTLKSIYDNAMWELQDSSKRTKTLPGACFKVPPPDDEAMQKVNSFEKKLADLKNKRSAIMTSLKTPSVEVDRPQNAVSVRSTPEDPKAAKLAGQLDELNSNLDLCKMDIHKRLRAPLDNRNPVLDLENRLQDHKKSAQTARRLESEKSALQRDLDPILAKKPLGPNASILPLKLAAANTKMDDINSLVDLYDKKASASMFLERQMQKVEGTVSGFEQQLVKDGAIPDQTNALMSRSRQLQDVRQAVSLKKDDLNTLGRDLDVTKQVCSSLQQNFNEYCPDIRRQESEVKHLKNRFTSVKNQLQERSTLIQEATNKNQDFQNAAQSLDFFLVNLPNNTIKPTDDVAQITSKHSSQKRVMEDIQRKSDDVRRFKDLSRELQNTLNEYEIKSNTYRGTLNDDDDEDDDDDDDEPILKKRQSSTMAQAVQRKEKDLLNRFAEVSAENEQLLNQIGTAKKIILRNEDKVSSVVVNQQLQLQSQMKDMEEAEIIKRDLNEEMSRRLAAENDLETYRQRYLSLKSRRGVERLEEKEVVEYYRDAKVEADLKSLKSRIKDEEYKRSRTHSEIDILNEKIIQLEKQLISVEPKLVTKVVTEYERDPQLQKEADKMQSEIQRIRLELQTRNSETIQVKNELTLLVQQKPKIREKVVKKEVVRLEKDPEMLKAVFTFKNDLAAEESHCLSLNNSIFSIRSQINTLERVIPTIEPMVVTKVVKQVQQDPESIEESNKLRMALEEEKDENVILMKDLTTLQLRYGEVEKLRPKYEVKEVINEIFRVDPETEVELLRLRNEMQDCGRKRTDLEHETDMVMTTLTTLRAQKPKIDYKEVTQEVIKEEKSPEVIRELQRLNNQVSRLQVNYNSTLELLMHLRKERDDLKVEKSKVQTKLVNKEVIKYENDPLLEKEVNRLRRTVREETQQRRSAEECVFDLQNQFIMLERQKPEEKLVVQEVVRLQKDPKQILEHERLNMSLDEEVKVRRKLEIEVRQLRALIQEKENTVAQMDERQKKIQIESELRHIKAQILELETTPKPVEEKIVIEEVLKVERDPKLEKLIDGTRVEMETEGNQIHRLHREISSMKMKLEILEKEKKTEKIVYREVVRVEKDPAVEAEREHLRDLVAQERNMRRDKEDNLQGFRIKINHLETSVSVITQEETTLVANKNNLLREKEDLLRQLKLLESQRQNISITFQQQSKLMSERTQMARQRSLKASSEIQRLEREILNEKDKHHQKEALILELKESIRKDDQAETHTRETNLSTKVTILDPDTGKDLAPYDAYVKGLIDRNQYIQLSELECDWEEITSMGPDGDTTVLQDRKSGMQYSVKDALKDGRLTQYDVMRYKDGKMPISEFALLVAGETRKPYVPPVTSPKSPVKSSPLSPISSMPTSMRSSYTSLNSHSGSVNNLIASLADEQFPISGIFDTTTESRMSVRSALTRKLIDADTALKLLEAQAASGGIVDLTKKDKLSVHKAAEHGLIDNAHMYKLLNAQKAFTGIEDPLTKERLSVGQAAQKGYIPQENAQWYIEAQYLTGGFVDPTKPGRLTLQEAKETNVIDSKTAEDLQSGSAYTKVLVDPISKEKISYKQAIDRCKKDVSTGLLLLPAASSDETDAPSYSNFRFNSANNKI, from the exons ATGTCGAAGAAACAGGAAAACAGCCCTGTGAAGATCAGCAG GACCCAGGCCACTGACCTGGCTTCCCTCATTGCTCGCATGCAGAAGAATGCAGACCGAGTGGAGAAGAATATCCTGCAGGCGGAGGATCTGCTGACTGTG GACCAGCAGCGTGACGAGAGGAACCAGCCTCTGATGCACCAGAAAGAGAATGCAGACAACCTGGCGGAGGCAGAGGGCCTGCTGAAGGACCTCTTCATGGACGTGGACAAGGCCAAGCGTCTGCAGCACCCGCAGGCTTCCGAGATCGACCGAGA TGTCAGAAACCTCCACGACCGCTGGGTGAAGGACTGTTCCGTATACAGAGATCTCTACGACCAAGTGCAGGACTTGATGCCAAAACAAAGGATAGACTGGGGCTCAGCGCTGGATGACAAACAG AGGCGTTTAGACACAGAGGGCTACGGGCGCAGTCTGTCGGATGTGGAGAAACAGATTGCAGCTCACAACATCCTGCATCAAGAGATTGAGGCCTACAGTTCCCAGCTGAAGCCTGACACCACATCTTCACAG GGCCAGTACGCcatccttaaaggaaaacacgACAAGCTTTTG GAGAGCTCCCGAAGGAGGCGCAAACACTTGGCCTCTCTGTACGAGTACATGCAAAGCTGCGGTAAAGAGCTGGACTACCTGTCTCAGCAGCAGGACAGGATCCTGCAGAGAGACTGGAGTGATCGCATGATTGACCCTCCCACTGTTCGCATGGAGTATGAG AAATTCAAAACCAATGGGCTGCTATCACATGAACGTGAGGTGAACCAGCTCCTGGAGGAAGGAGATCGTCTGTTGGACACGAAACATCCTGGCAGCTCAGCAATACAG GCCCACAGAGACGCAGTGCAAAATGGATGGCAATCCTTCCTCAACTTGTGTCTAGCACAGGAAAATCACCTGGACAATGTTGAAGACTACAAGAAG TTCCAGCTGGATGCAGAGACATTGTCTGAGTCGCTGGACAGACTCACCTACAACCTGGACCCAACGTTTTTGGCCGGCAAGAGCAATTCCGAGGTCCTCTTGGATCTCCAG GGGGACGAACCGGCGGTAAAGAGGAACGAGCAACGCCTGGCAGCTCTCAGACAACTCAGCCGCAACATAGCACCTCTGAAGCTACGACGAAGCAAGCTGACCAAGCCCACTGCGGTCGTAGCGCTGTGTGACTGGCAGGATGAAAAA GGAGCAGTGAGGCGTGGTGATGAGCTAACATTAAAGTCCATCTATGATAATGCGATGTGGGAGCTGCAAGACAGCAGCAAGAGGACCAAAACACTCCCTGGGGCGTGTTTCAAGGTGCCACCACCTGATGACGAGGCCATGCAAAAAGTAAACAG TTTTGAGAAGAAGCTGGCGGACTTGAAGAACAAAAGATCAGCTATAATGACCTCACTGAAGACCCCCTCTGTGGAGGTGGATCGCCCTCAGAATGCAG TTTCCGTCCGAAGCACCCCAGAAGACCCTAAAGCTGCAAAACTAGCCGGACAACTAGATGAGCTCAACAGCAATCTGGATCTGTGCAAAATGGACATCCATAAACGACTGAGGGCCCCTCTGGACAACCGCAACCCAGTGCTAGACCTGGAAAACAGGCTGCAAGATCACAAG AAATCAGCCCAGACGGCGAGAAGGCTCGAGTCAGAGAAGTCTGCCCTCCAAAGAGACTTGGATCCCATTCTGGCCAAGAAACCACTTGGACCCAATGCCTCAATCTTGCCTCTCAAACTCGCTGCTGCCAACACCAAAATGGATGACATCAACAGCCTTGTTGATCTTTATGATAAAAA AGCTTCAGCCTCAATGTTCCTTGAGAGGCAAATGCAGAAGGTAGAAGGCACGGTCTCTGGGTTTGAGCAGCAGCTCGTTAAGGATGGTGCCATTCCAGACCAAACAAACGCCCTGATGAGTCGTAGCCGTCAGCTGCAG GATGTTCGTCAGGCTGTTTCGTTAAAGAAGGATGACTTGAACACATTGGGGAGAGACTTGGACGTGACAAAGCAAGTGTGTAGCTCCCTGCAGCAGAATTTCAATGAATACTGCCCAGACATTCGCCGCCAGGAGAGTGAAGTGAAACATCTGAAGAACCGCTTCACCAGTGTCAAAAATCAACTCCAGGAAAG GTCTACCCTGATACAGGAAGCAACCAATAAAAACCAAGACTTCCAGAATGCTGCTCAGTCACTGGATTTCTTTTTGGTCAATTTGCCAAACAACACAATCaaacctactgatgatgtggcCCAAATAACATCCAAGCACAGCTCTCAGAAG AGAGTGATGGAGGACATTCAGAGGAAGTCAGATGATGTGCGTCGATTCAAGGATCTCTCCCGTGAACTCCAGAACACCTTAAAT GAATACGAAATCAAATCCAACACATACCGCGGCACTCtgaatgatgatgacgatgaagatgatgacgatgacgacgatgaacccattttgaaaaaacgtcaAAGTTCCACTATGGCTCAGGCTGTCCAGAGGAAG GAAAAAGACTTATTGAACCGTTTTGCTGAGGTGTCTGCAGAGAATGAGCAGCTTCTCAACCAGATCGGGACAGCCAAGAAGATCATTCTCAGG AATGAAGACAAAGTCAGCAGTGTAGTCGTCAATCAGCAGCTGCAACTACAGAGCCAGATGAAAGACATGGAAGAGGCTGAAATCATAAAGAGAGACTTGAATGAGGAGATGTCCCGTCGCTTAGCTGCTGAAAATGACCTGGAAACTTACAGGCAGAGATACTTGTCCTTGAAAAGCAGGAGAGGAGTGGAGAGGTTGGAGGAGAAGGAGGTAGTAGAGTACTACCGTGATGCCAAAGTGGAAGCTGATCTAAAGTCTCTGAAAAGTAGGATCAAAGATGAAGAATATAAGCGGTCGAGAACCCATTCAGAAATAGACATACTTAATGAGAAAATTATCCAACTGGAAAAACAGCTGATCAGCGTTGAGCCTAAACTGGTAACCAAAGTGGTAACCGAATATGAACGAGACCCACAGCTTCAGAAAGAAGCTGACAAGATGCAGAGTGAAATACAGAGAATACGCCTGGAGCTCCAGACTAGAAACTCAGAGACGATTCAAGTGAAAAATGAGCTCACTTTACTGGTTCAGCAGAAACCCAAAATCAGGGAGAAGGTTGTGAAGAAGGAAGTGGTGAGGCTTGAAAAGGATCCGGAGATGCTAAAAGCTGTTTTCACATTCAAGAATGATCTTGCAGCGGAAGAATCTCATTGCCTGTCCCTCAATAACAGTATTTTCAGCATTAGGAGCCAGATAAACACATTGGAGAGGGTCATTCCCACCATAGAACCAATGGTTGTCACTAAGGTGGTGAAGCAGGTCCAACAAGATCCAGAATCGATAGAAGAGTCAAACAAACTACGAATGGCCTTAGAGGAGGAGAAAGATGAAAATGTTATCTTGATGAAGGACCTGACCACACTTCAGTTACGTTACGGTGAAGTAGAGAAGCTACGACCTAAATATGAGGTCAAAgaggtcatcaatgagattttCAGAGTTGACCCTGAGACGGAAGTCGAGTTGTTGCGTCTGAGGAATGAGATGCAGGATTGTGGTCGAAAACGCACAGATCTGGAGCATGAAACTGACATGGTGATGACCACGCTGACCACTCTGCGAGCTCAGAAACCCAAGATCGATTACAAGGAAGTCACCCAGGAGGTTATCAAAGAAGAGAAAAGTCCAGAGGTCATCAGGGAGCTGCAGCGCTTGAACAACCAAGTTTCACGTCTTCAAGTCAACTATAACTCTACTCTTGAACTGCTGATGCATCTACGGAAAGAAAGGGATGATTTGAAAGTAGAAAAATCCAAAGTGCAGACAAAGCTTGTGAATAAAGAGGTGATCAAATATGAGAATGACCCGCTTCTGGAGAAAGAGGTCAACAGACTTCGGAGGACTGTTAGAGAAGAGACTCAACAACGACGTAGTGCAGAAGAATGTGTTTTTGACCTTCAGAATCAATTCATCATGCTTGAGCGGCAGAAACCAGAGGAAAAGCTTGTGGTGCAAGAAGTGGTGCGTCTTCAGAAGGACCCCAAACAGATCTTAGAACATGAAAGGTTAAACATGTCTCTAGATGAGGAAGTCAAAGTACGTAGGAAGCTTGAAATCGAGGTCAGACAACTCAGAGCACTGATTCAAGAAAAAGAGAACACCGTGGCTCAGATGGATGAACGCCAGAAGAAGATTCAAATTGAGTCCGAGCTCAGGCACATCAAAGCTCAGATTCTTGAGCTGGAGACTACTCCAAAACCCGTTGAGGAAAAGATCGTCATTGAGGAGGTCCTGAAAGTGGAGAGGGACCCCAAGCTAGAGAAACTCATCGATGGTACGCGTGTTGAAATGGAAACAGAAGGAAACCAAATACATCGCCTGCACAGAGAAATCAGCAGCATGAAGATGAAGTTGGAAATTCTAGAAAAGGAGAAGAAAACAGAGAAGATTGTTTACAGGGAAGTTGTTCGTGTGGAGAAAGACCCAGCGGTGGAGGCCGAGAGGGAACACTTGAGAGATCTTGTTGCACAGGAGAGAAATATGAGACGTGACAAGGAAGACAACCTTCAGGGCTTTAGAATCAAAATTAATCACCTGGAGACTTCTGTATCTGTAATTACCCAAGAAGAGACCACCCTGGTAGCCAACAAAAATAATCTGCTCAGGGAAAAGGAGGATCTTCTCAGACAGCTTAAACTGCTTGAAAGTCAAAGGCAGAATATCAGCATCACTTTCCAGCAACAGTCAAAGCTGATGAGTGAAAGAACCCAGATGGCAAGGCAGAGGAGTCTCAAGGCATCCTCTGAAATACAAAGGCTGGAGAGAGAAATCCTGaatgaaaaagacaaacaccacCAAAAAGAGGCGCTCATCCTTGAACTAAAAGAAAGCATTAGAAAAGACGACCAGGCTGAAACTCACACAAGAGAGACAAACCTTTCTACCAAGGTCACCATCTTGGATCCGGACACTGGTAAAGACTTGGCTCCGTATGATGCCTATGTCAAAGGATTAATTGATCGCAACCAGTACATACAACTGTCAGAACTGGAGTGTGACTGGGAAGAAATCACCTCCATGGGACCGGATGGGGATACAACAGTTCTGCAGGATCGTAAGAGTGGGATGCAGTACTCTGTCAAAGATGCCCTGAAAGATGGCCGCTTGACCCAGTATGATGTGATGCGCTACAAGGATGGCAAAATGCCCATTTCTGAATTTGCTCTTCTTGTGGCTGGAGAAACCAGAAAACCATATGTTCCACCAGTCACAAGCCCAAAGTCCCCTGTCAAATCCTCCCCACTTTCTCCCATAAGCTCCATGCCTACTTCCATGAGGTCCTCCTACACTAGTCTTAACAGTCATAGTGGCAGTGTCAACAACCTCATCGCTTCATTAGCTGATGAGCAATTCCCAATCTCTGGTATTTTCGACACTACCACAGAAAGTCGCATGTCTGTGAGAAGCGCCTTAACTCGTAAGCTCATTGATGCCGACACAGCTCTCAAGCTTCTGGAAGCGCAGGCAGCCTCAGGGGGAATTGTGGATCTCACCAAGAAAGACAAGCTATCCGTCCACAAAGCAGCTGAACATGGCCTCATTGACAACGCGCACATGTACAAGCTCCTGAACGCTCAGAAGGCCTTCACCGGGATTGAGGATCCTCTCACCAAAGAGCGTCTCTCTGTGGGTCAGGCGGCGCAAAAAGGGTACATTCCTCAAGAAAACGCCCAATGGTACATTGAGGCGCAGTACCTGACTGGAGGGTTCGTTGATCCCACTAAACCTGGCCGCCTCACTCTGCAAGAAGCTAAAGAAACCAATGTGATTGACAGCAAGACGGCTGAAGACCTGCAAAGCGGGTCTGCCTACACAAAAGTACTGGTTGACCCCATCAGCAAGGAGAAGATATCCTACAAGCAGGCCATCGATCGGTGTAAGAAGGACGTCAGCACAGGACTCTTGCTCCTCCCAGCAGCCTCCAGTGACGAAACAGATGCTCCATCATACTCCAACTTTCGGTTCAACTCTGCAAACAACAAAATTTAG